A window from Anaeromyxobacter sp. encodes these proteins:
- a CDS encoding DUF1232 domain-containing protein — MSPKPCPACGRPGGSNAACLSCREAAARELSRDAEDVTPSRVADAAARAGRYLASPPWWARGAPAGLLAKLRLLWLVLRDTVKGQYHAPWKAIAALAAAALYVVSPLDLIPDFLGPLGFTDDALMLALTWGLLKRELLEYCAWKGLSPAHFGLEKK; from the coding sequence ATGTCCCCGAAGCCCTGCCCCGCCTGCGGCCGCCCCGGCGGCAGCAACGCCGCCTGCCTCTCCTGCCGGGAGGCGGCGGCCAGGGAGCTGTCGCGCGACGCGGAGGACGTGACGCCCTCCCGGGTGGCCGACGCCGCCGCGCGGGCCGGGCGCTACCTGGCCAGCCCGCCCTGGTGGGCCCGCGGCGCGCCGGCCGGGCTGCTGGCCAAGCTCCGGCTGCTCTGGCTGGTGCTGCGCGACACCGTCAAGGGCCAGTACCACGCGCCCTGGAAGGCCATCGCCGCCCTGGCCGCGGCGGCGCTCTACGTGGTCTCGCCGCTGGACCTCATCCCCGACTTCCTCGGGCCGCTCGGCTTCACCGATGACGCCCTCATGCTGGCCCTCACCTGGGGCCTGCTGAAGCGCGAGCTGCTGGAGTACTGCGCCTGGAAGGGGCTGTCGCCGGCCCACTTCGGCCTGGAGAAGAAGTGA
- a CDS encoding DUF4019 domain-containing protein, whose protein sequence is MLPVLALGVDPAQPGDARRRPPALRMAAGTHISFGSITLPSGHVYTLLHLGALQIEGEKDRFLGLMYLSETDDPAVLRDAAQELFEAMQWVPERAGADAYVVFAYLLLARDQVTKLDDIMPYEVRFKRTASGPWNREIPSGQVPNSPKACGTCRPPMSDKEGVAAARKAGLLWLGQVMQGNSDEAVRAIAAPGRSQLTPEKLVDLSRQLRDGLGRIVERSELSVVELRQVPAMPPGKYVELTWRTNSAKVGDLIERLTMSLDDDDRWRVVGYSIR, encoded by the coding sequence ATGCTCCCCGTCTTGGCTCTGGGCGTGGACCCCGCCCAGCCAGGCGACGCAAGGCGTCGGCCGCCGGCGCTTCGAATGGCTGCCGGCACGCACATCAGCTTCGGCTCCATCACCCTACCGTCGGGACATGTCTACACGCTGCTCCACCTTGGGGCTCTCCAGATTGAAGGCGAGAAGGACAGGTTCCTGGGGCTCATGTACCTGAGCGAGACGGACGATCCGGCAGTTCTCCGCGATGCGGCGCAAGAGCTCTTCGAAGCGATGCAGTGGGTGCCGGAACGGGCCGGCGCCGACGCCTACGTGGTCTTCGCCTACCTCCTCCTCGCGAGAGACCAGGTCACGAAGCTGGACGACATCATGCCGTACGAGGTCCGCTTCAAGCGCACGGCCAGCGGTCCGTGGAACCGGGAAATTCCCAGTGGTCAGGTCCCGAACAGTCCCAAGGCCTGTGGGACTTGCCGGCCGCCCATGAGTGACAAGGAGGGAGTTGCCGCCGCGCGCAAGGCCGGCCTGCTCTGGCTGGGCCAGGTGATGCAGGGGAACTCCGATGAAGCTGTTCGCGCCATCGCAGCGCCAGGCAGGAGCCAGCTGACCCCTGAGAAGCTCGTCGACCTGTCCAGGCAACTGCGGGATGGCCTGGGCAGGATCGTCGAGAGAAGCGAACTGTCGGTTGTAGAGCTGCGGCAGGTTCCAGCCATGCCACCTGGGAAGTACGTGGAGCTCACTTGGCGAACCAACAGCGCGAAAGTAGGGGATCTGATCGAGCGCCTGACGATGTCTCTCGACGACGACGACCGATGGCGAGTCGTCGGCTACAGCATTCGTTAG
- a CDS encoding helix-turn-helix transcriptional regulator — translation MLDALTQGRSRAEALRMLADLIETMAGKAGFEVEVFHGEGADLEVGTPDTAALVAVMLRRQREKHGLSLSEVARRLGARSKTAYARYEQGRSVPSVEKLFELLAAVAPSRDFALRERSLPPV, via the coding sequence ATGCTGGACGCCCTGACGCAGGGCCGGAGCCGCGCCGAGGCCCTCCGCATGCTGGCGGACCTGATCGAGACCATGGCCGGCAAGGCCGGGTTCGAGGTGGAGGTCTTCCATGGCGAAGGCGCCGACCTCGAGGTCGGGACGCCGGACACCGCTGCGCTCGTCGCGGTGATGCTCCGGCGGCAGCGGGAGAAGCATGGGCTCTCGCTGTCCGAGGTGGCGAGGCGCCTGGGGGCTCGGTCCAAGACCGCCTACGCGCGCTACGAACAGGGGCGGAGCGTCCCCTCGGTCGAGAAGCTCTTCGAGCTCCTGGCGGCGGTGGCCCCCAGCCGAGACTTCGCGCTGCGGGAGCGTTCGCTTCCGCCGGTCTAG
- a CDS encoding type II toxin-antitoxin system HicA family toxin gives MRRRELERRLRELGWTLLRHGGNHDVWTDGERLEYVPRHAEVSELLARRILAKAASKQGSE, from the coding sequence GTGAGGCGGCGTGAGCTGGAGCGCCGCCTCAGGGAACTCGGCTGGACCCTCCTGCGGCACGGGGGGAACCACGACGTCTGGACGGACGGTGAGCGGCTCGAGTACGTCCCGCGCCACGCCGAGGTGAGCGAACTGCTGGCTCGCCGAATCCTGGCCAAGGCAGCCTCCAAGCAAGGGAGCGAGTGA
- the mtnA gene encoding S-methyl-5-thioribose-1-phosphate isomerase — protein sequence MTTREPLRPVLYDEGRDLVRLLDQRRLPGEETWLELSSADQVADAIRTLAVRGAPAIGVAAAYGVAVEARRGATVQRLREASETLAHARPTAVNLEWAVRRIGRRIGLGAAEVLAEAHAIRDEDEAACRRLGALGAPLLPPGATVLTHCNAGALATAGYGTALGVVRAAVEAGNRVRVLADETRPFFQGARLTAWELHRDGIPVTVLTDGMAGWLMSRGEISCVVVGADRVAANGDVANKIGTYSLAVLAAHHHLPFYVAAPWSTVDRATPDGDAIPIEERGADEVLVIGGQRIAPVGVPARYPAFDVTPASLVTALITERGLVRAPYPEGLSALDGPR from the coding sequence ATGACCACCCGCGAGCCGCTGCGCCCCGTCCTCTACGACGAGGGGCGCGACCTGGTGCGGCTGCTCGACCAGCGCCGCCTGCCCGGCGAGGAGACCTGGCTGGAGCTCTCCAGCGCCGACCAGGTGGCCGACGCCATCCGCACCCTGGCGGTGCGCGGCGCCCCGGCCATCGGGGTGGCGGCGGCCTACGGCGTGGCGGTGGAGGCCCGGCGCGGCGCCACCGTGCAGCGGCTGCGCGAGGCCTCCGAGACCCTGGCCCACGCCCGGCCCACCGCGGTGAACCTGGAGTGGGCGGTGCGGCGCATCGGCCGGCGCATCGGGCTCGGCGCCGCCGAGGTGCTGGCCGAGGCCCACGCCATCCGCGACGAGGACGAGGCCGCCTGCCGCCGCCTGGGGGCGCTGGGCGCGCCGCTCCTGCCGCCGGGCGCCACCGTCCTGACCCACTGCAACGCCGGGGCGCTGGCCACCGCCGGCTACGGCACCGCGCTCGGCGTGGTGCGCGCCGCGGTGGAGGCCGGCAACCGGGTGCGGGTGCTGGCCGACGAGACCCGGCCCTTCTTCCAGGGGGCGCGCCTGACCGCCTGGGAGCTGCACCGCGACGGCATCCCGGTGACGGTGCTCACCGACGGCATGGCCGGCTGGCTCATGTCGCGCGGCGAGATCTCCTGCGTGGTGGTGGGGGCCGACCGCGTGGCCGCCAACGGCGACGTGGCCAACAAGATCGGCACCTACTCGCTGGCCGTGCTGGCGGCGCACCACCACCTGCCCTTCTACGTGGCGGCCCCGTGGTCCACGGTGGACCGCGCCACCCCGGACGGCGACGCCATCCCCATCGAGGAGCGCGGCGCCGACGAGGTGCTGGTCATCGGCGGCCAGCGCATCGCCCCGGTGGGCGTGCCGGCCCGCTACCCCGCCTTCGACGTGACCCCGGCGTCGCTGGTCACCGCGCTCATCACCGAGCGTGGGCTGGTGCGGGCGCCCTACCCCGAGGGGCTCTCGGCCCTCGATGGGCCGCGCTGA